One region of Triticum aestivum cultivar Chinese Spring chromosome 6B, IWGSC CS RefSeq v2.1, whole genome shotgun sequence genomic DNA includes:
- the LOC123134626 gene encoding probable WRKY transcription factor 9 produces the protein MSSSKRKRADIDLERRDDDVDGGSGDHQPGEAAPRLQKEGQIKEGEAPAKEVVEVVVDRGGDGSKEEIKYGTQQGGVMEEDKQSAAAAADNDGGDDIDDEESDGAGTRAEEKHMVEAAPGDGDGDHDHTAMAQDELSTMQEEMEKMKEENKMLRRVVDRTVRDYYELQTKLAAYQKQPADQEPKETEVFLSLGGTAPAAAAAVPEAKSKEDQAALRPSVGSDDTDDGKEGLGLSLSLRTSSYEDEARRDVVDGGAPDIVSDVGKARGYALLESSRMSRPASGDLAAVGGVGGQQGVNAANRKTRVSVRVRCQGPTMNDGCQWRKYGQKVAKGNPCPRAYYRCTVAPACPVRKQVQRCQEDMSILITTYEGTHNHPLPVGATAMASTATAGAGAATFMLLSSTSSDAAVSGGPPAASSSYLSPYLQLNSSSQYHSSASPLMSGNMGGGGAQHLSMFGHSSALSAQPATHLKYPWPPNPSHGGGIGLGGGKRPFWGTVGVDDVRPTALPDNAGTMASNPNQFSAAIATAISNVIGKDGQATRSKEGESSNKWGVVESLLPHE, from the exons ATGTCATCATCAAAGAGGAAGAGGGCGGACATAGATCTCGAGAGGAGGGACGACGACGTTGACGGCGGCAGCGGCGATCACCAGCCCGGAGAGGCCGCACCGCGGCTGCAGAAGGAGGGACAAATCAAGGAAGGAGAGGCACCAGCCAAAGAGGTTGTTGAAGTGGTTGTGGACCGAGGAGGAGACGGCTCCAAGGAGGAGATCAAGTATGGTACTCAACAAGGAGGTGTGATGGAGGAGGACAAGCAAtctgcagctgctgctgctgataacgacggcggcgacgacatcGACGATGAGGAGAGCGACGGTGCAGGAACTCGCGCAGAAGAGAAGCACATGGTAGAGGCGGCCcctggcgacggcgacggcgaccatGACCATACCGCCATGGCGCAAGACGAG TTGAGCACGATGCAGGAGGAGAtggagaagatgaaggaggagaacAAGATGCTCCGGCGAGTGGTGGACCGGACGGTGCGCGACTACTACGAGCTGCAGACCAAGCTGGCCGCTTACCAGAAGCAGCCGGCAGATCAGGAGCCTAAG GAGACCGAGGTGTTCCTCTCTCTCGGCGGCACGGCgcctgcggctgcggctgcggtgCCGGAGGCGAAGAGCAAGGAGGACCAGGCGGCTCTGCGGCCGTCAGTGGGAAGCGACGACACCGACGACGGCAAGGAGGGTCTAGGGCTGTCCCTCAGCCTGCGCACGTCGTCGTACGAGGATGAAGCGAGGCGCGACGTCGTCGACGGCGGTGCGCCGGACATCGTCAGCGACGTCGGAAAGGCGAGGGGCTACGCGCTGCTGGAGAGCAGTAGGATGTCCCGGCCTGCATCAGGCGACCTCGCCGCAGTCGGCGGGGTCGGGGGCCAGCAGGGCGTCAACGCGGCCAACCGCAAGACTAGGGTTTCCGTGCGCGTCCGATGCCAAGGCCCCACC ATGAACGACGGGTGCCAATGGCGGAAGTACGGCCAGAAGGTCGCCAAGGGGAACCCGTGCCCCAGAGCCTACTACCGGTGCACCGTCGCCCCGGCCTGCCCAGTGCGGAAGCAG GTGCAGAGATGTCAGGAGGACATGTCGATCCTGATCACCACGTACGAGGGCACGCACAACCACCCGCTCCCCGTCGGCGCCACAGCCATGGCGTCAACCGCcaccgcaggcgccggcgctgccACCTTCATGCTGCTCTCTAGCACCAGCTCCGACGCGGCTGTCTCGGGTGGCCCACCGGCCGCGTCCTCCTCCTACCTCAGCCCCTACCTGCAGCTCAACTCTAGCTCCCAATACCACTCGTCCGCCTCGCCGCTAATGTCCGGCaacatgggcggcggcggcgctcaacACCTCAGCATGTTCGGGCATTCCTCTGCGCTGTCCGCTCAGCCAGCGAcgcacctcaagtatccgtggcctCCGAACCCTTCGCACGGCGGCGGGATTGGGCTAGGAGGGGGCAAGAGGCCGTTCTGGGGCACCGTAGGCGTCGACGACGTCAGGCCAACGGCGTTGCCTGACAATGCCGGCACTATGGCGTCGAACCCAAATCAGTTCTCTGCGGCCATCGCTACCGCGATCAGCAACGTCATTGGGAAGGATGGGCAGGCGACCAGGAGCAAGGAGGGGGAGAGTAGCAACAAGTGGGGGGTGGTTGAATCACTTCTACCCCATGAGTAG